A window of Gemmatimonadota bacterium genomic DNA:
CTTCGGTTCGTTCTTCGTGGGATCCTTCAATATGTCTTTCGTGATATAGAGCTCAGTCTGCAGATTGGACATGAGCTCGCCCCGCCAGGCCCGGTAACCCCACCTGTTGGGCTCCAGGGCATCTCCCTTGATAAAGGGCTTCCACATCTGGTTGATCCGGATGTACCACAGGAATATCCCCCCGGCTTCATCGACGAGGATACGCTCGGCGTCCCTGTACATGGCCATACGCCGGCCGGGATCGCCCACCAGTTCGTTGGCCCGCCGCACGAGGCCTTCGAAATGGTCGTTGTGCCAGGCGTGGCGCCCGTTGGAAAGCCAGATGGTCAGCAGGTTGCCCGCGTCTATGAAGTCGTATTGGTAGGGGACCATACCGAGGGTCAGTTCCCGTGCGCTCATGGCGTCCAGGTAGACCTTGCGCTCCACGTTGCGCACGCCCACATCCAGTCCCAGGTGCTGATTCAGCATGGCCTGCACCGCCTCAGCGGCCGTCCGGATGTTGGCGGCCTCCCCGCGCAGCCAGATGTTCACCTCCGGAAAACCGTGGCCGCCGGGATAGCCGGCCTCGGCCAGATAGCGCCTTGCCAGTTCGGGTTCGAACCGCTGCAGCGGGGCCAGTTCCTCCGAGCTGGAACCCGGGAACCCGGGCGGCAGCATGGAGGAAGCCGGTATGCCCACGTCGCGCATGGCCGACTTCATGATGGCGTCGACGTCGATGGCATGGGCGAAGGCCTTGCGCACGCGGACGTCGTCGAAGGGTGGATTATAGGTGTCCAGCATCAGGTAATACGTGGCGAAGTCCGTGTAGGCATTGAGTTGTTCGCGCAAGACCGGATCCGCCTTGATCCGGTTGATCTCGGCCTGGTTGGTCAGGGGGACATAATCCACCTCGCCGGCCTCGTACGCCGAAAGGAACTGGGGCGGCACGGCGAGGTTGTACAATCTGGCCACGACCCGCTCGAGCATGGGCTTGATGGGACCCCGGTAGTTGTGGTTGATGCCGAGCACGATGCGGTCGCCCTTGATCCATTCGACCAGGCGGTAGGGTCCGCTGCCGAAATGGGTTTCGGGCCGCGTCGCCCATTCGGGGCCGTATTTGTCGAACAGGTGGGTCGGGGATACCCAGCTTTTGGCAAGCAGGAGCGGGAGATAGGGCGTGGGACGTTCCGTCGTGAAGGCCACGGTGTGCTCGTCAAGCGCCTTGACGCCCAGAGAGTCGAGGGGCTGGCGTCCACCGACGACGTCGGTCCAGTTCTTGATCGAGCGGAAGTACCATTCGAAGTCGAAGCCCGTCTCGGGATTCGCCCAGCGGCGGAAGGTGGCCTCGTAGTCCCGGGCCGTTAGCGGATGGCCGTCCGCGAAGATCATCCCCTCCCGTATTTGGTACGTCCAGGTCAGCCCGTCATCGGACAGTTCCCATGAAGTGGCGCCGGCCGGAAGCAGGTTGAAATCCCGGTCCACGCGGGCGAGCGGCTCGGCCACCAGGCCCACCCCCCAGGCCTGTTTATAGGTTGAAGTACCCCGGTCGAGATACCGGTTGTCGGGCGAAAACTGGGTGAGAACCTGGAGATCCGGCGCCGCGGCATCGGGCGGGAGCTTGACGCCGAATGAGTTAACATACCGATCCGTTCCACCAGGATCCGATACATCGCCATCCTGTAACGCGAGAACGGAGAGGCTGGTCAGCACGAGGGCGACCCCGAGCAGAGGCAGAACGGCCGCCGGACGCATGCGCCCCACCCACCGCCGGATGGCCGCGACCTGGGCAAATCGGAACAAGGGCATTGCCCCTTAGTCTACGGATTGGAAATTGAAAAGAAATCGCAGGTGAATCTTAAGGAAATCCGACGGGGCTGTCAATGGTTTCATCCCGGTACAGCCGCCATAAAACAGGTGACACGAAGCACGCGGGCATTTAACCTATACGGGTTCCGACCGGGATGTGACGGCCTTCCGTCTCGACGGCCAGCCGGGCCCGATGGATGGATTCCACAGAAAGGAAAACAGTATGCCTATAGCCACGAGACAACTGGGGACCACAAACGCCCACGTAACCGAACTCGGATTCGGCAGCGCGCCACTGGGAGACCTGTTCCAGCCCGTCACGGACGCGAAATCGCGCGCCACGCTACGGGCGGCCTGGAGAGCCGGTATCCGCTACTACGACACCTCACCGTGGTACGGCTACGGCAAGAGCGAATTGAGGCTGGGTGAATTGCTCCGCCAGAAAACCCACGGATCCTACGTGGTGTCCACCAAGGTCGGCCGCGTGTTCAAGGCGACCCGGGATCTCAAGAACTTCGATTACGG
This region includes:
- a CDS encoding peptide ABC transporter substrate-binding protein gives rise to the protein MFRFAQVAAIRRWVGRMRPAAVLPLLGVALVLTSLSVLALQDGDVSDPGGTDRYVNSFGVKLPPDAAAPDLQVLTQFSPDNRYLDRGTSTYKQAWGVGLVAEPLARVDRDFNLLPAGATSWELSDDGLTWTYQIREGMIFADGHPLTARDYEATFRRWANPETGFDFEWYFRSIKNWTDVVGGRQPLDSLGVKALDEHTVAFTTERPTPYLPLLLAKSWVSPTHLFDKYGPEWATRPETHFGSGPYRLVEWIKGDRIVLGINHNYRGPIKPMLERVVARLYNLAVPPQFLSAYEAGEVDYVPLTNQAEINRIKADPVLREQLNAYTDFATYYLMLDTYNPPFDDVRVRKAFAHAIDVDAIMKSAMRDVGIPASSMLPPGFPGSSSEELAPLQRFEPELARRYLAEAGYPGGHGFPEVNIWLRGEAANIRTAAEAVQAMLNQHLGLDVGVRNVERKVYLDAMSARELTLGMVPYQYDFIDAGNLLTIWLSNGRHAWHNDHFEGLVRRANELVGDPGRRMAMYRDAERILVDEAGGIFLWYIRINQMWKPFIKGDALEPNRWGYRAWRGELMSNLQTELYITKDILKDPTKNEPKPFRFWQWLTGED